The following proteins come from a genomic window of Nostoc sp. ATCC 53789:
- a CDS encoding DUF4157 domain-containing protein, which yields MSNDGQQASGHLRIVQRQKAGISTVLNPSLALSTIPTLASPMRGFGLQTNNPPIQRLTEASTELQEVQSANEQFLEPEAVKQPLSHDISRISLHRPQAKLTVGAPDDHYEQEADQVADQVMRMAEPEPIGLQNTQTQDQVQTKPLASAITPLVQREAMPEEEEELQTKLINAPIQREILPEEELQTKRSLQLATNDSFQTGDNFESRLNSSEGGGSPLPDAVRSFMEPRFGTDFSQVRVHTGTQSVQMNQDLNAQAFTHQQNIFFGAGKSPGNDALTAHELTHVVQQTGTAQRKLIQRAINPTYDLTHGIFEVNATPNGASLPITIRFKPKTTAPYSNQIGLIQIVRLTNATGTNVEPQSLPAASGASLRTTADATTGVEGGYFTDALHNDAPAHGGTGTNAAAGSALPAQYPFGNDPAQPNPATPGLSRPSSSGASGATIGYKRSDDPTDIKAAELTDAPGGAGEFNFDFQTVAKGEDTMTTYGALHWGFQIRAGKVENDHASAQDGQSATFDAALQKHQDFYVHEPVIFYFDFDSDQLSSSETGKIDTFLDYLRRFPDVKVTPEGFADRRGGASQHNLDLSLRRAQAVGAALRAKGVAEAQISAVTIGSGSTEDFTPDATTNQDTEANRRGNRRVVLSFQHVPAAAPAAPAGGGGTP from the coding sequence ATGAGCAATGACGGACAACAAGCTTCTGGGCATCTACGCATAGTTCAGCGCCAAAAAGCAGGTATATCCACTGTTCTAAATCCGTCCCTTGCCTTATCAACTATTCCCACACTGGCTTCTCCAATGCGTGGCTTTGGTTTACAAACAAATAATCCTCCAATCCAAAGACTAACTGAGGCATCAACTGAGCTTCAAGAAGTGCAGTCTGCTAATGAGCAATTCTTGGAACCAGAAGCCGTCAAACAGCCCCTTAGTCATGATATTAGTCGCATATCTTTGCATCGTCCCCAGGCAAAACTCACGGTTGGTGCGCCAGACGATCATTATGAGCAGGAAGCCGATCAAGTTGCCGATCAGGTTATGCGAATGGCTGAACCAGAGCCAATAGGATTGCAGAATACACAGACTCAAGACCAAGTGCAAACTAAGCCTCTAGCCTCTGCCATAACTCCCTTAGTGCAACGGGAGGCAATGCCAGAAGAGGAAGAGGAGTTACAAACTAAACTTATTAATGCACCCATCCAAAGAGAGATTTTACCAGAAGAAGAATTACAAACTAAGCGATCGCTACAACTCGCTACCAATGACAGCTTCCAAACTGGGGATAACTTTGAGAGTCGGCTAAACAGCAGTGAAGGTGGAGGAAGCCCATTACCAGATGCCGTGCGCTCCTTTATGGAACCCCGCTTTGGTACAGATTTTAGTCAAGTACGGGTACATACAGGCACTCAATCGGTGCAAATGAATCAGGATTTAAATGCCCAGGCATTTACGCACCAGCAAAACATTTTCTTTGGTGCGGGTAAGTCACCAGGTAATGATGCATTAACCGCCCATGAACTGACTCATGTGGTGCAGCAGACAGGGACAGCCCAGAGAAAATTGATTCAACGGGCAATTAACCCCACATACGACCTGACACACGGTATTTTTGAAGTAAATGCCACACCAAACGGCGCGAGTCTACCGATTACTATTCGTTTCAAACCCAAAACCACTGCCCCCTACTCTAACCAGATTGGACTGATTCAGATTGTGCGTCTGACAAATGCTACAGGTACAAATGTCGAACCTCAGTCTTTACCTGCTGCTAGTGGTGCTAGCCTCCGTACCACTGCTGATGCCACCACGGGAGTTGAGGGCGGATATTTCACTGATGCGCTGCATAATGATGCACCTGCCCACGGTGGTACAGGAACCAATGCCGCAGCCGGAAGTGCATTACCTGCCCAGTACCCCTTTGGCAACGACCCAGCCCAACCCAATCCCGCAACCCCTGGACTTTCACGACCCTCTTCTAGTGGTGCAAGCGGAGCAACTATTGGTTACAAACGCTCCGATGACCCCACTGATATCAAAGCAGCAGAACTAACCGATGCTCCCGGAGGGGCTGGTGAGTTTAATTTCGACTTTCAGACGGTGGCTAAGGGAGAAGACACCATGACAACTTATGGAGCGCTTCATTGGGGCTTCCAAATCCGTGCTGGCAAAGTTGAGAACGATCATGCATCAGCACAGGATGGTCAATCTGCTACCTTCGATGCAGCTTTGCAGAAGCATCAAGATTTTTACGTACACGAACCAGTCATTTTTTACTTTGATTTCGACAGCGACCAACTGAGTTCCAGCGAAACAGGTAAGATTGATACATTCTTAGATTACCTGCGGCGATTCCCTGATGTCAAAGTAACTCCTGAAGGCTTCGCTGACAGGCGCGGCGGCGCATCTCAGCACAACCTCGATCTATCTCTACGCAGAGCGCAGGCAGTGGGAGCAGCCCTGCGTGCTAAGGGTGTAGCTGAAGCTCAAATTAGTGCTGTTACTATCGGCTCTGGTTCAACCGAAGACTTTACCCCTGATGCCACAACTAACCAAGATACAGAAGCGAATCGTCGGGGTAATCGCCGAGTTGTCTTGAGCTTTCAGCATGTGCCAGCAGCAGCACCAGCAGCACCAGCAGGGGGAGGAGGGACACCTTGA